A section of the Pseudomonas prosekii genome encodes:
- the rpsK gene encoding 30S ribosomal protein S11 gives MAKPAARPRKKVKKTVVDGIAHIHASFNNTIVTITDRQGNALSWATSGGSGFRGSRKSTPFAAQVAAERAGQAALEYGLKNLDVNVKGPGPGRESAVRALNGCGYKIASITDVTPIPHNGCRPPKKRRV, from the coding sequence ATGGCAAAACCTGCTGCTCGTCCTCGTAAAAAAGTTAAAAAGACAGTGGTTGATGGCATCGCCCACATCCATGCTTCTTTTAACAACACAATCGTGACCATTACCGACCGTCAAGGTAACGCGCTTTCTTGGGCTACCTCCGGTGGTTCGGGTTTCCGCGGTTCCCGCAAGTCCACCCCGTTTGCTGCTCAAGTAGCTGCTGAACGTGCTGGTCAAGCTGCGCTGGAATACGGCCTGAAAAACCTCGACGTTAACGTCAAAGGTCCAGGTCCAGGTCGTGAGTCTGCTGTCCGTGCTTTGAACGGCTGTGGCTATAAGATCGCCAGCATCACCGACGTGACGCCAATCCCGCACAACGGGTGCCGTCCGCCGAAGAAGCGCCGCGTGTAA
- the rpsD gene encoding 30S ribosomal protein S4 yields MARYIGPKCKLARREGTDLFLKSGVRAIESKCNIEAAPGIHGQRRGRQSDYGTQLREKQKVRRIYGVLERQFSGYYKEAAGKKGATGENLLQLLECRLDNVVYRMGFGSTRAESRQLVSHKSVSVNGQTVNVPSYQVRAGDVVAIREKAKNQLRIVQALDLCAQRGRVEWVEVDTEKKSGVFKNVPARSDLSADINESLIVELYSK; encoded by the coding sequence ATGGCTCGTTACATTGGTCCAAAATGCAAACTCGCTCGTCGCGAAGGCACCGATCTCTTCCTGAAGAGCGGCGTGCGCGCGATCGAATCGAAGTGCAACATCGAAGCAGCACCTGGTATCCACGGCCAACGCCGCGGTCGCCAGTCCGATTACGGCACCCAACTGCGTGAAAAGCAGAAGGTCCGTCGTATCTACGGCGTTCTCGAGCGTCAATTCAGCGGCTACTACAAAGAAGCTGCTGGCAAGAAAGGTGCAACTGGCGAAAACCTGTTGCAACTGCTCGAATGCCGTCTGGACAACGTTGTATACCGTATGGGTTTTGGCTCTACTCGTGCCGAATCCCGTCAGCTGGTATCGCACAAATCCGTAAGCGTTAACGGTCAGACCGTAAACGTGCCGTCGTACCAGGTTCGTGCTGGTGACGTGGTAGCGATTCGCGAGAAAGCAAAGAACCAACTTCGCATTGTCCAAGCTCTCGATCTGTGTGCCCAACGTGGCCGCGTAGAATGGGTAGAAGTAGACACTGAGAAGAAGTCGGGCGTTTTCAAGAACGTTCCTGCTCGCAGTGATCTGTCCGCCGACATCAACGAAAGCCTGATTGTCGAGCTCTACTCCAAGTAA
- a CDS encoding DNA-directed RNA polymerase subunit alpha, whose product MQISVNEFLTPRHIDVQVVSPTRAKITLEPLERGFGHTLGNALRRILLSSMPGCAVVEAEIDGVLHEYSAIEGVQEDVIEILLNLKGLAIKLHGRDEVTLTLSKKGSGVVTAADIQLDHDVEIVNPDHVIANLASNGALNMKLTVARGRGYEPADSRQSDEDESRSIGRLQLDSSFSPVRRIAYVVENARVEQRTNLDKLVIDLETNGTLDPEEAIRRAATILQQQLAAFVDLKGDSEPVVVEQEDEIDPILLRPVDDLELTVRSANCLKAENIYYIGDLIQRTEVELLKTPNLGKKSLTEIKDVLASRGLSLGMRLDNWPPASLKKDDKATA is encoded by the coding sequence ATGCAGATTTCGGTAAATGAGTTCCTGACACCCCGCCATATTGATGTGCAGGTTGTCAGTCCAACCCGCGCCAAGATCACTCTCGAGCCTCTCGAGCGTGGTTTCGGCCACACCCTGGGCAACGCGCTGCGACGCATCCTGTTGTCCTCAATGCCCGGCTGCGCAGTAGTCGAGGCCGAGATTGACGGTGTGCTCCATGAGTACAGCGCCATCGAAGGTGTACAGGAAGACGTAATTGAAATCCTGTTGAACCTTAAAGGTCTGGCTATCAAGCTGCACGGCCGTGACGAAGTTACGCTGACCTTGTCGAAGAAGGGTTCGGGGGTGGTTACCGCTGCCGATATTCAGCTGGATCATGATGTCGAGATCGTTAATCCCGATCACGTAATCGCTAACCTGGCGTCTAACGGCGCCCTGAACATGAAGCTCACCGTAGCTCGTGGTCGTGGTTATGAACCGGCAGACTCGCGTCAGAGCGATGAAGACGAAAGCCGCAGCATTGGTCGTTTGCAGCTTGACTCTTCGTTCAGCCCGGTTCGCCGTATCGCATACGTGGTGGAAAACGCCCGTGTCGAGCAGCGTACTAACCTGGACAAGCTGGTTATTGATCTGGAAACCAACGGTACCCTGGATCCTGAAGAGGCTATCCGCCGCGCTGCAACCATTCTGCAACAGCAGTTGGCTGCGTTCGTCGATCTCAAAGGTGACAGTGAGCCAGTGGTTGTCGAGCAGGAAGACGAGATCGATCCGATCCTGCTTCGCCCGGTTGACGATCTGGAACTGACTGTACGTTCGGCTAACTGCCTTAAGGCGGAAAACATCTACTACATCGGTGACCTGATTCAGCGCACCGAAGTAGAGCTGTTGAAGACTCCGAACCTTGGCAAGAAATCCTTGACTGAAATCAAGGACGTTCTGGCCTCCCGCGGTCTGTCCCTCGGCATGCGCCTCGACAACTGGCCGCCTGCAAGTCTTAAGAAGGACGACAAGGCGACTGCCTGA
- the rplQ gene encoding 50S ribosomal protein L17: MRHRKSGRHLSRTSSHRKAMFQNMAVSLFEHELIKTTLPKAKELRRVAEPLITLAKTDSLANRRLAFDRTRSKAIVGKLFNDLGKRYATREGGYLRILKCGFRTGDNAPMAYVELVDRPVGGEAVSAE, encoded by the coding sequence ATGCGTCATCGTAAAAGTGGTCGTCACCTGAGCCGCACTAGCTCGCACCGCAAGGCCATGTTTCAAAACATGGCAGTGTCGCTGTTCGAGCACGAGCTGATCAAAACTACACTGCCGAAAGCTAAAGAACTGCGTCGCGTTGCTGAGCCGCTGATCACTTTGGCCAAGACAGACAGCCTGGCTAACCGCCGTCTGGCTTTCGACCGTACTCGTTCGAAAGCTATCGTTGGCAAGCTCTTCAACGACCTGGGCAAGCGTTACGCTACCCGTGAGGGTGGCTACCTGCGCATCCTCAAGTGCGGTTTCCGCACTGGCGACAACGCGCCTATGGCGTACGTCGAGTTGGTTGATCGTCCAGTTGGCGGTGAAGCTGTATCCGCTGAGTAA
- a CDS encoding catalase, which produces MSQNKTLTTASGAPVADNQNSRSAGPRGPLLLDDFHLLEKLAHFNRENIPERRVHAKGSGAYGTFTVTRDITQYTSAKLFESVGKQTPTFLRFSTVGGERGSADTERDPRGFALKFYTEEGNWDIVGNNTPVFFIRDPLKFPDFIHTQKRLPQSNLKSAQMMWDFWSHSPEALHQVTILFSDRGIPDGYRHMHGFGSHTYSLISATGERHWVKWHYKTQQGIKNLAPAEAARLAGTDPDYAQRDLFGAIERGDFPKWRVCIQIMTEAQAAAHYENPFDVTKTWSQKEFPLIEVGELELNRNPQNYFAEVEQAAFGPSNMVPGVGLSPDRMLQGRVFAYADAHRYRVGTNHQQLPVNAPRNPVNTYQRDGSMAFGSNGGAAPNYEPNSYIESPKQAPRYAEPALALSGAADRYDHREDTDYYSHAGALFRLMNDEQRTLLINNIAGAMAGVTPDVIDRQLQHFYRADPAYGEAIAKALGVQLNEV; this is translated from the coding sequence ATGAGCCAAAATAAAACGCTGACCACCGCCAGTGGCGCGCCCGTCGCCGATAACCAGAATTCCCGCTCCGCCGGCCCGCGTGGCCCGCTGCTCCTCGACGATTTCCACCTGCTCGAGAAGCTGGCTCACTTCAATCGTGAAAATATTCCGGAACGCCGCGTCCACGCCAAGGGCTCAGGCGCTTACGGTACTTTCACCGTAACCCGCGACATTACTCAGTACACCAGCGCCAAGTTGTTCGAATCCGTTGGTAAGCAAACACCTACCTTCCTGCGATTCTCCACCGTCGGTGGCGAGCGCGGTTCGGCTGATACCGAGCGCGATCCACGTGGCTTCGCCCTGAAGTTCTACACCGAAGAAGGCAACTGGGACATTGTTGGTAACAACACGCCGGTGTTCTTCATTCGCGACCCGCTGAAATTCCCCGACTTTATCCACACACAGAAGCGCCTGCCGCAAAGCAACCTGAAAAGTGCGCAGATGATGTGGGACTTCTGGTCGCATTCCCCAGAGGCGCTGCACCAGGTCACGATCCTGTTTTCGGATCGCGGCATCCCTGACGGCTACCGGCACATGCACGGCTTCGGCAGCCACACCTACAGCCTGATCAGCGCGACGGGCGAGCGTCACTGGGTGAAATGGCACTACAAGACCCAGCAAGGGATCAAGAACCTGGCGCCGGCAGAAGCTGCTCGCTTGGCCGGGACCGATCCGGACTACGCGCAGCGCGACCTGTTTGGTGCGATCGAACGCGGTGATTTCCCGAAATGGCGGGTCTGCATCCAGATCATGACCGAGGCTCAGGCTGCAGCGCATTACGAGAACCCGTTCGATGTGACCAAGACCTGGTCGCAGAAGGAATTCCCGCTGATTGAAGTGGGTGAACTGGAACTCAACCGTAATCCGCAGAACTACTTTGCCGAAGTCGAGCAAGCCGCGTTCGGCCCGAGCAACATGGTTCCGGGTGTTGGCCTGTCTCCGGATCGCATGTTGCAGGGACGGGTATTTGCTTACGCCGATGCGCACCGCTATCGCGTTGGCACCAATCACCAGCAACTGCCGGTGAATGCGCCGCGCAACCCGGTCAACACCTATCAGCGCGATGGTTCGATGGCGTTCGGCAGCAACGGCGGTGCAGCGCCAAACTACGAGCCGAACAGCTACATCGAATCGCCAAAACAAGCGCCGCGTTACGCCGAACCGGCGTTGGCCTTGAGTGGTGCGGCTGATCGCTACGATCACCGCGAAGATACCGATTACTACAGCCACGCCGGTGCGCTGTTCCGGTTGATGAATGATGAGCAAAGAACTCTGCTCATCAACAACATCGCCGGTGCAATGGCTGGCGTTACGCCGGACGTGATTGATCGTCAACTGCAGCATTTCTACCGCGCCGACCCGGCGTATGGAGAAGCAATCGCGAAGGCGTTGGGCGTACAGCTTAACGAAGTCTAA
- the bfr gene encoding bacterioferritin: MQGHPDVIDYLNTLLTGELAARDQYFVHSRMYEDWGFTELYVRINHEMEEEAQHADALMRRILMLEGTPRMRPDDLDVGTTVPEMLAADLRLEYKVRAALCKGIELCELHKDYVSREILRVQLNDTEEDHTYWLEKQLGLIKLIGLENYLQSQF; this comes from the coding sequence ATGCAAGGCCACCCAGACGTAATCGATTACCTCAACACGTTGCTGACCGGCGAACTGGCCGCGCGTGACCAATATTTCGTTCACTCGCGGATGTATGAGGACTGGGGTTTCACCGAGCTCTACGTACGTATCAACCACGAGATGGAAGAAGAGGCGCAGCACGCTGACGCCTTGATGCGCCGCATCCTGATGCTCGAAGGCACGCCGCGCATGCGTCCTGACGACCTCGATGTCGGCACCACGGTGCCGGAAATGCTGGCTGCCGACCTGCGACTGGAATACAAAGTCCGCGCCGCACTCTGCAAAGGCATCGAGCTTTGCGAGTTGCACAAAGACTACGTCAGCCGCGAGATCCTGCGCGTTCAGCTGAACGACACTGAAGAAGATCACACCTACTGGCTGGAGAAGCAGTTGGGCCTGATCAAGCTGATCGGTCTGGAGAACTACCTGCAATCGCAGTTCTGA
- the uvrA gene encoding excinuclease ABC subunit UvrA, translated as MDKILIRGARTHNLKNIDLTLPRDKLIVITGLSGSGKSSLAFDTLYAEGQRRYVESLSAYARQFLSMMEKPDVDTIEGLSPAISIEQKSTSHNPRSTVGTITEIYDYLRLLYARVGIPRCPDHDIPLEAQTVSQMVDLVLAQPEGSKLMLLAPVIRERKGEHLSVFEELRAQGFVRARVNGRLCELDELPKLDKQKKHSIDVVVDRFKVRADLQQRLAESFETALKLADGIALVAPMDDEPGEEIIFSARFACPICGHAISELEPKLFSFNNPAGACPTCDGLGVKQFFDIKRLVNGELTLAEGAIRGWDRRNVYYFQMLGSLASHYKFSLEVPFNELPADQQKFILHGSGSQNVDFKYLNDRGDIVKRSHPFEGIVPNLERRYRETESASVREELAKFLSTQPCPDCRGTRLRREARHVWVGEKTLPAVTNLPIGDACEYFGVLKLTGRRGEIADKILKEIRERLQFLVNVGLDYLSLDRSADTLSGGEAQRIRLASQIGAGLVGVLYILDEPSIGLHQRDNDRLLGTLKHLRDIGNTVIVVEHDEDAIRLADYVVDIGPGAGVHGGHIVAEGTPAEVMAHPDSLTGKYLSGRVKIAVPAKRTPRNKKLSLSLKGARGNNLRNVDLDIPIGLLTCVTGVSGSGKSTLINNTLFPLSATALNGATTLEAAAHDSIKGLEHLDKVVDIDQSPIGRTPRSNPATYTGLFTPIRELFAGVPESRSRGYGPGRFSFNVKGGRCEACQGDGLIKVEMHFLPDIYVPCDVCKSKRYNRETLEIKYKGKNIHETLEMTIEEARVFFDAVPALARKLQTLMDVGLSYIKLGQSATTLSGGEAQRVKLSRELSKRDTGKTLYILDEPTTGLHFADIQQLLDVLHRLRDHGNTVVVIEHNLDVIKTADWLVDLGPEGGSKGGQIIAVGTPEEVSEMKQSHTGFYLKPLLARDKA; from the coding sequence TTGGACAAGATCCTGATTCGTGGGGCCCGAACCCACAACCTGAAGAACATCGACCTGACCCTGCCACGGGACAAACTGATCGTCATCACCGGCCTGTCCGGATCCGGCAAGTCGTCCCTGGCATTTGACACGTTGTACGCTGAAGGCCAGCGCCGCTACGTCGAATCGCTGTCGGCCTACGCCCGGCAGTTCCTGTCGATGATGGAAAAACCTGACGTCGACACCATTGAAGGTTTGTCGCCGGCGATTTCCATCGAACAGAAGTCGACTTCGCATAACCCGCGCTCGACAGTCGGCACCATCACCGAAATCTACGATTACCTGCGCTTGCTGTATGCCCGCGTCGGTATTCCGCGTTGCCCGGACCACGATATTCCGCTGGAAGCGCAGACCGTCAGCCAGATGGTCGACCTGGTCCTCGCGCAGCCCGAAGGCAGCAAATTGATGTTGCTGGCGCCGGTGATTCGCGAGCGTAAAGGCGAGCATCTGTCAGTCTTCGAAGAACTGCGCGCCCAGGGTTTTGTGCGCGCGCGGGTCAACGGCCGGCTGTGCGAGCTGGACGAGTTGCCGAAGCTGGATAAACAGAAGAAGCATTCGATTGATGTTGTGGTCGACCGCTTCAAGGTCCGCGCCGATCTGCAGCAGCGCCTCGCCGAATCCTTCGAGACGGCGCTGAAGCTGGCGGACGGCATCGCGCTGGTTGCGCCGATGGACGACGAGCCCGGCGAAGAGATCATTTTCTCCGCGCGCTTCGCTTGCCCGATTTGCGGTCACGCGATCAGCGAACTGGAACCGAAGCTGTTTTCCTTCAACAACCCGGCCGGTGCCTGCCCGACGTGCGATGGCCTGGGCGTGAAGCAGTTCTTCGACATCAAGCGCCTGGTCAATGGCGAACTGACCCTTGCCGAGGGCGCGATACGCGGCTGGGACAGGCGTAACGTCTATTACTTTCAGATGCTCGGGTCGTTGGCGTCCCATTACAAGTTCAGTCTTGAAGTGCCGTTCAACGAACTGCCGGCCGACCAGCAGAAATTCATCCTGCACGGCAGCGGTTCGCAAAACGTCGACTTCAAATACCTGAACGACCGTGGCGACATCGTCAAACGCTCGCACCCGTTCGAAGGCATCGTGCCGAACCTGGAACGTCGTTATCGCGAAACCGAGTCCGCCTCGGTGCGTGAAGAGCTGGCCAAGTTCCTCAGCACCCAGCCTTGCCCGGATTGCCGTGGCACGCGTCTGCGTCGTGAAGCGCGGCACGTGTGGGTTGGCGAGAAGACCTTGCCGGCGGTGACCAATCTGCCGATCGGCGATGCCTGTGAGTACTTCGGTGTATTGAAGCTGACTGGCCGTCGCGGCGAAATTGCCGACAAGATTCTCAAGGAAATCCGCGAGCGCCTGCAGTTCCTGGTTAACGTCGGTCTGGATTATCTGTCGCTTGATCGCAGTGCGGACACCTTGTCCGGCGGTGAAGCGCAGCGAATTCGTCTGGCCAGCCAGATCGGCGCCGGTCTGGTTGGGGTTTTGTACATCCTCGACGAACCGTCGATTGGTCTGCATCAACGCGACAACGACCGGCTGCTCGGCACGCTCAAGCATTTGCGCGACATCGGTAACACGGTGATCGTGGTCGAGCATGACGAAGATGCCATTCGCCTTGCCGATTATGTCGTGGACATCGGCCCGGGCGCAGGCGTCCACGGCGGCCACATCGTCGCCGAAGGCACACCGGCCGAGGTCATGGCGCACCCGGACTCGTTGACCGGCAAATATTTGTCGGGCCGGGTGAAGATTGCTGTCCCGGCCAAGCGCACACCGCGTAACAAAAAACTGTCGCTGTCGCTCAAGGGCGCTCGCGGCAACAACTTGCGCAATGTCGATCTGGATATTCCGATCGGGCTGCTGACCTGCGTGACCGGCGTTTCCGGTTCGGGCAAATCGACGCTGATCAACAACACCCTGTTCCCGCTGAGCGCTACTGCACTCAACGGTGCAACCACCCTCGAAGCCGCCGCGCATGACAGCATCAAGGGCCTGGAGCATCTGGACAAGGTTGTCGACATCGACCAGAGCCCGATCGGTCGGACGCCGCGTTCCAACCCGGCGACCTACACCGGTTTGTTCACGCCGATCCGCGAACTGTTCGCCGGCGTGCCTGAGTCGCGGTCGCGCGGTTATGGCCCGGGGCGTTTCTCCTTCAACGTCAAGGGCGGACGCTGTGAAGCCTGCCAGGGCGATGGCCTGATCAAGGTTGAAATGCACTTTTTGCCGGACATCTATGTGCCGTGCGACGTCTGCAAGAGCAAGCGCTACAACCGCGAAACGCTCGAGATCAAGTACAAGGGCAAGAACATCCACGAAACCCTCGAGATGACTATCGAGGAAGCACGGGTGTTCTTCGATGCGGTCCCGGCACTGGCGCGCAAGCTACAGACGCTGATGGACGTCGGCCTGTCGTACATCAAACTCGGGCAATCGGCGACCACCTTGTCCGGCGGCGAGGCGCAACGGGTGAAACTGTCCCGTGAGCTGTCCAAGCGCGATACCGGCAAGACGCTGTACATCCTCGATGAGCCAACCACTGGTTTGCACTTCGCCGATATTCAGCAATTGCTCGACGTCCTGCATCGACTACGCGACCACGGCAACACTGTGGTGGTGATCGAGCACAACCTGGACGTTATCAAGACCGCCGACTGGTTGGTGGACCTTGGCCCGGAAGGTGGTTCGAAAGGCGGGCAGATCATTGCCGTCGGTACGCCGGAAGAAGTCTCGGAGATGAAGCAGTCTCACACCGGCTTCTACCTCAAGCCGCTGCTGGCTCGCGACAAGGCCTGA